A segment of the Candidatus Poribacteria bacterium genome:
TGAGATGTTAGCAGGGGAGTGTCGATTCTGGATTCGCCAAAATTTATACACGGGTCCAGACTCTCGACAACCGGATGCCTATGTGGATGGACTCTTCTTCCACGCTGGTACGAGTCACCAACTCGATCAGCTTGTTGCGGCGAAGGGACTTCCCAAATACGTTACCGCTCACGTCCATAATCGACGAGACCCGGAACTTGGGCAGATTGAAGCGTGGGGAACGGCTGGTGGCAACGCGCTCATGGAGTATGCCAACGGCGCGCCCTTCTCCTACGCAGGAACACGGGCAGCACATACAGCCCCGTTCGGATGGAGCGGACACTGGACATTCCACGGCGAGGACGGAGACCTCCGACGGGATGCAGGACACCTTCAACTCTTCCGGCTTGGTGAAACAATTGAAGATCTAAACCTCCAAGATTTACACGCAGGACTCATAGAAGACGATCGGCTCCAATTCGATGCCTTTGCACAGGCAATTGCCAATGGCACAGATCGCGACTGGATGCAGGACACAACACTCGGCACATGGATACTCATGGAAGCATGCAACGAGTCGGCTCGAACGCACGAAAAAGTTGATGTCGAAACATTCGCGAAGAAGATGCTTGCTTAATAGTTACCAGTTTGCCCGCTACCTTAAAAGGGTAGCCTGCAACGACGGAGCAGGGTTTTTGCTTGG
Coding sequences within it:
- a CDS encoding Gfo/Idh/MocA family oxidoreductase; the encoded protein is MPIPTIHVGCTHFAHGRLQAQINSKGLNPVACVDINLPAAREAVASLEGDVPDYLADRIYTTITEAKEKHDAQACLIYASTTVHAKLIVESLNLGMHTLCVKPIATTQAEFHDIIHAHKANPGLMLVQGQNKRWNPAAAKMREWLREEDGIGEMLAGECRFWIRQNLYTGPDSRQPDAYVDGLFFHAGTSHQLDQLVAAKGLPKYVTAHVHNRRDPELGQIEAWGTAGGNALMEYANGAPFSYAGTRAAHTAPFGWSGHWTFHGEDGDLRRDAGHLQLFRLGETIEDLNLQDLHAGLIEDDRLQFDAFAQAIANGTDRDWMQDTTLGTWILMEACNESARTHEKVDVETFAKKMLA